From Nicotiana tabacum cultivar K326 chromosome 15, ASM71507v2, whole genome shotgun sequence, the proteins below share one genomic window:
- the LOC107823865 gene encoding protein DETOXIFICATION 49-like, with the protein MLTPLVSEIPRLENQNEQSKTEQHTLFLAISETKSMANIALPMIFIGLLLYSRSMISMLFLGRLGELSLAGGSLAIGFANITGYSILSGLAMGMEPICGQAFGAKRFKILGLSLQRTILLLLLVSIPISFLWCNMKQILVFCGQDHDIATQAQSYIIYSIPDLFALSFLHPLRIYLRSQSIIMPLTYCAALAILVHIPINYFLVIVLNLGIKGVALSGVWTNFNLVGSLIAYIIVSGVHKKTWSAISKECFKGWKTLLNLAIPSCISVCLEWWWYEIMILLCGLLLNPKANVASMGILIQTTSLIYIFPSSLSVGVSTRVGNELGANRPNQAKLAAIIGLCYSFIFGLLALSFAILVRNIWASMYTQDQEIIALTSIILPIIGLCELGNCPQTTGCGVLRGTARPKLGANINLGCFYLVGMPVAIYLGFFRGYDFKGLWIGLLAAQASCAVTMLLIILARTNWEDQAKRAKELTANIQGDFGEENEEEEKFIIDEETAECSFDSSEYYQKLDGSLNV; encoded by the coding sequence ATGCTGACTCCATTGGTTTCTGAAATTCCAAGATTAGAAAACCAAAATGAACAGAGCAAAACAGAGCAACATACTCTGTTTTTGGCCATTTCTGAAACAAAATCCATGGCCAATATTGCACTTCCCATGATTTTCATAGGCTTACTTCTCTACTCTCGTTCAATGATCTCAATGCTATTTCTTGGTCGTTTAGGGGAACTTTCTTTAGCTGGTGGCTCGCTTGCGATTGGTTTTGCAAATATAACCGGTTATTCAATCCTTTCTGGTTTAGCCATGGGAATGGAACCAATTTGTGGACAAGCATTTGGTGCTAAAAGGTTCAAGATTCTTGGCCTTAGTTTACAAAGgacaattcttcttcttcttttggtaTCAATTcccatttcattcttgtggtgtAATATGAAACAAATCTTGGTATTTTGTGGCCAAGATCATGATATAGCCACACAAGCACAAAGTTACATTATTTACTCGATTCCTGATCTTTTTGCTCTCTCGTTTTTACATCCGTTGAGGATTTATCTTCGTTCTCAATCGATAATAATGCCTCTAACGTATTGTGCTGCCCTCGCGATTCTTGTTCATATTCCAATCAACTATTTTCTTGTTATAGTCCTTAATCTTGGTATTAAGGGTGTTGCTTTAAGTGGGGTTTGGACAAATTTCAATCTTGTGGGGTCATTAATTGCGTACATTATAGTGTCAGGGGTACATAAGAAAACATGGAGCGCCATTTCTAAAGAGTGTTTTAAAGGGTGGAAAACACTTTTAAATTTAGCCATTCCAAGTTGTATTAGTGTTTGTTTAGAATGGTGGTGGTATGAAATTATGATTTTGTTGTGTGGATTATTGTTAAATCCTAAGGCAAATGTTGCATCAATGGGAATTTTGATTCAAACAACATCTTTGATATACATTTTCCCTTCTTCTTTGAGTGTTGGTGTATCAACAAGAGTTGGAAATGAACTTGGAGCTAATAGGCCTAATCAAGCAAAATTAGCTGCAATTATTGGACTATGCTATAGTTTCATTTTTGGACTATTGGCATTGTCATTTGCTATACTAGTGAGGAATATTTGGGCAAGTATGTACACTCAAGATCAAGAAATTATCGCGTTAACGTCGATAATTTTGCCTATAATTGGATTATGTGAGCTTGGAAATTGTCCACAAACAACAGGTTGTGGTGTATTAAGAGGAACAGCTAGACCTAAATTGGGTGCTAATATTAATCTTGGTTGTTTTTATCTTGTTGGAATGCCAGTGGCTATTTATTTAGGATTTTTTCGAGGTTACGATTTTAAGGGACTTTGGATTGGATTATTAGCTGCTCAAGCTTCATGTGCAGTGACAATGTTGTTGATTATTTTGGCAAGAACAAATTGGGAAGATCAAGCTAAAAGAGCAAAAGAGTTAACTGCAAATATACAAGGAGATTTTGGTGAAGAAAATGAAGAGGAAGAGAAGTTTATTATTGATGAAGAAACTGCAGAATGTTCTTTTGATTCATCAGAGTATTATCAGAAGCTTGATGGAagtttaaatgtttga